A section of the Agrobacterium tumefaciens genome encodes:
- a CDS encoding DUF930 domain-containing protein, translating into MPVSVLLHLAIVALFFFQLPERIAEPQEPESVSVELVPPPEEKKQEEPPPPVAPAEEEKPKPLPPPPPKEEAKPTPQPQATLPSIAMRPEEAQADPEDKPGKTEETEKPQPSSDPASQPEKSAEEKPAPPAANSDLKASAEQGEIAVSPVKEETPPKEPPVPQAKPAEEKPSEVKEDKPAKLPAAKNLLSSALLTPAQRRQMFGDLPPRRRIVQLCSTEALAQIQGAGFAARGMIPYSDTGGRISGNSLDASGGAFNTGSGWHDVSFQCEVDLENYAVTEFRFKIGEEISREDVKKRGFAQFQ; encoded by the coding sequence GTGCCCGTCTCGGTATTGCTGCATCTTGCGATTGTCGCGCTGTTCTTTTTTCAATTGCCGGAGCGGATAGCCGAACCGCAGGAGCCTGAGAGCGTCAGCGTCGAACTGGTGCCGCCGCCGGAGGAAAAAAAGCAGGAGGAACCCCCGCCGCCTGTTGCGCCTGCCGAAGAAGAAAAACCAAAACCGCTGCCACCCCCACCGCCAAAGGAGGAGGCGAAGCCGACACCGCAACCGCAAGCGACGCTACCGTCGATCGCAATGAGGCCGGAAGAGGCTCAGGCCGATCCCGAGGATAAGCCCGGCAAGACGGAGGAAACGGAAAAGCCGCAGCCATCATCGGACCCGGCGAGCCAGCCCGAGAAAAGTGCCGAGGAAAAGCCCGCGCCCCCCGCTGCCAACAGCGACCTCAAGGCTTCCGCCGAACAGGGGGAGATTGCGGTTTCTCCTGTGAAGGAGGAAACTCCACCGAAGGAGCCGCCTGTGCCGCAGGCAAAACCGGCAGAGGAAAAACCTTCCGAGGTCAAGGAAGACAAGCCGGCGAAACTTCCGGCCGCCAAGAACCTGCTGTCATCGGCTCTGCTAACACCGGCGCAGAGACGGCAGATGTTCGGCGATCTGCCGCCACGCCGCCGCATCGTGCAGCTTTGCAGCACGGAAGCGCTCGCGCAAATTCAGGGCGCTGGTTTTGCCGCTAGGGGCATGATTCCATATTCCGATACGGGCGGCAGGATTTCCGGCAATTCTCTCGACGCTTCTGGCGGTGCGTTCAACACAGGCAGCGGCTGGCACGACGTGTCGTTTCAGTGCGAGGTCGATTTGGAAAATTATGCGGTGACGGAGTTTCGATTCAAGATCGGCGAGGAAATAAGCCGTGAAGACGTGAAGAAGCGAGGCTTTGCGCAGTTTCAGTGA
- a CDS encoding HWE histidine kinase domain-containing protein: MASGDYRLDLTNCDREPIHIPGYIQPHGCLIACDNGMRVVVRHSENCRDVLGIAGDINGKTAEEVLGKKLVHDLRNALTVTGRTTRPAMLPATELENGRSFDITLHRYKSTTIVEFEPSRGETQPLGTARKMVDRIREADSVESLISRTTRLIKATLGYDRVMIYRFEEDGAGKVVSEAKQPELESFLGQYFPAGDIPQQARALYLKNTLRIISDASGARVAVLPAIDASGEPLDLSYAHLRSVSPIHCEYLRNMGVGASMSISVIVDGALWGLIACHHYSPRVLSMPVRIAAEMFGEFFSMHLQVLKQKRRLDTINRAHAALDRFLRLAAHHANIEELLIDSFQDFADLMPCDGVGLWVGNNWHGHGATPPQDVIPRLVRFAASASEGRVWATHALSHAIPEAELYAGTAAGMLAIPLSQVKDDYLLFFRKEIVQNLNWAGNPEKQYESGPMGDRLTPRKSFAIWKETVRLQAQPWSEDDREIAEAARIALVEVAFHHSELMAGERERAEVRQRMLNEELNHRVKNVLAIIKSLVGNPSQEGKTLQEYVTALKGRIQALSFAHDQIIRGEGGGALRDLLEAELSPHRSPETTVNLEGPQVTLDSRAFSVMALVLHELATNAAKYGALSQNGGQLHVRWQITENRDCEIEWREILPRKLPTPSRAGFGTALISRSIPYDLGGRSTLRYLQDGLEAEILLPFRHVSSATTTADTPAENEPASQPRRYNREEPLKVLLVEDQMLIAMDVENMLEDNGIKTIETATSSAMAIEKLKTYVPDVAILDINLGSDTSIPVARELYHRGIPFMFATGYADGSMVPDEFGTVPVIRKPYDEDALMAGIAVLVGDIERV, translated from the coding sequence ATGGCGTCCGGTGATTATCGATTAGATCTGACAAACTGCGATCGCGAACCGATCCACATACCAGGCTATATCCAACCGCACGGCTGTCTCATTGCCTGCGATAATGGCATGCGCGTCGTCGTGCGACACTCCGAGAACTGTCGCGACGTGCTTGGAATCGCGGGTGATATAAACGGCAAAACCGCCGAAGAGGTGCTTGGCAAGAAACTCGTCCACGATCTTCGCAACGCCCTCACCGTCACCGGCAGGACAACACGCCCCGCCATGTTGCCAGCCACGGAACTGGAGAATGGCCGCAGTTTCGACATCACGCTGCATCGCTATAAATCCACGACAATCGTTGAGTTTGAACCGTCCAGAGGTGAGACGCAGCCGCTTGGCACCGCGCGCAAGATGGTAGACCGCATTCGCGAGGCCGATAGCGTCGAAAGCCTGATCTCCCGAACGACCCGACTCATCAAGGCAACGCTCGGTTATGACCGGGTGATGATCTATCGTTTTGAAGAGGATGGCGCCGGCAAAGTCGTATCGGAGGCAAAGCAGCCGGAGCTGGAAAGCTTCCTCGGGCAATATTTCCCCGCCGGCGACATACCCCAACAGGCACGCGCGCTTTATCTGAAAAACACACTGCGCATCATTTCCGATGCAAGCGGTGCCCGCGTCGCGGTTCTGCCTGCCATCGATGCCTCCGGTGAGCCGCTCGATCTCTCTTACGCGCATCTGCGCAGCGTCTCTCCCATTCATTGCGAATATCTGCGCAATATGGGCGTTGGCGCTTCCATGTCCATTTCGGTGATCGTCGACGGTGCCCTGTGGGGCCTGATCGCGTGCCACCATTATTCGCCGCGCGTGCTCTCCATGCCGGTCAGGATCGCAGCGGAGATGTTCGGGGAATTTTTCTCCATGCATCTGCAGGTCCTGAAGCAGAAGCGCCGGCTCGATACCATCAACCGCGCCCATGCAGCGCTCGATCGGTTTCTGCGCCTTGCTGCCCATCACGCCAATATCGAAGAACTGCTGATCGACAGTTTCCAGGATTTTGCCGATCTGATGCCATGCGACGGCGTCGGCCTCTGGGTGGGAAACAACTGGCACGGCCATGGGGCTACGCCACCCCAGGACGTCATTCCGAGATTGGTGCGTTTCGCCGCCTCCGCATCCGAAGGCAGGGTGTGGGCCACCCATGCGCTGTCGCATGCCATACCGGAAGCGGAGCTCTATGCTGGCACGGCTGCAGGCATGCTTGCCATTCCCCTCTCACAGGTCAAGGATGACTACCTGCTGTTCTTCCGCAAGGAGATCGTGCAGAACCTGAACTGGGCAGGCAATCCGGAAAAGCAATATGAAAGCGGCCCGATGGGCGACCGTCTCACGCCTCGCAAAAGCTTTGCGATCTGGAAAGAGACGGTGCGTTTGCAGGCGCAGCCTTGGTCGGAGGACGACCGGGAAATCGCCGAGGCAGCCAGAATAGCGCTGGTCGAAGTTGCCTTTCATCACAGCGAACTCATGGCCGGCGAAAGAGAACGCGCGGAAGTTCGCCAGCGCATGCTGAATGAAGAGCTCAATCACCGCGTCAAGAACGTCCTCGCCATCATCAAATCGCTGGTCGGCAATCCCTCCCAGGAAGGAAAGACGCTTCAGGAATATGTGACGGCGCTCAAGGGGCGCATTCAGGCGCTGTCCTTTGCACACGATCAGATCATTCGCGGCGAAGGTGGCGGTGCCCTGCGCGACCTTCTCGAGGCGGAGCTCTCGCCGCATCGGTCTCCCGAAACCACGGTCAATCTGGAAGGCCCCCAGGTCACGCTCGATTCCCGCGCTTTCTCCGTCATGGCGCTGGTCTTGCACGAACTGGCGACGAATGCCGCCAAATATGGCGCGCTGTCGCAAAACGGTGGGCAATTGCATGTGCGCTGGCAGATCACAGAGAACCGCGACTGCGAGATTGAGTGGCGGGAAATCCTGCCAAGAAAACTGCCGACGCCATCCCGCGCCGGTTTCGGCACGGCGCTCATCAGCCGCAGCATTCCCTACGATCTCGGCGGGCGCAGCACCTTGCGTTACCTGCAGGATGGGCTTGAGGCGGAAATTCTCCTGCCTTTCCGTCACGTCTCGTCGGCCACGACAACAGCCGACACGCCAGCGGAGAATGAACCCGCATCGCAGCCCAGGCGCTATAATCGGGAGGAGCCGTTGAAAGTCTTACTTGTCGAAGATCAGATGCTGATCGCCATGGACGTCGAGAACATGCTGGAGGATAACGGCATCAAGACGATCGAAACGGCGACCTCGTCAGCGATGGCGATCGAGAAGCTGAAAACCTATGTTCCTGATGTCGCCATTCTCGACATCAATCTCGGTAGCGACACCTCGATCCCCGTTGCCCGCGAACTTTACCACCGAGGCATCCCGTTCATGTTCGCCACCGGTTACGCCGATGGCAGCATGGTGCCGGATGAATTTGGGACCGTGCCAGTGATCAGGAAGCCCTATGACGAGGATGCGCTGATGGCGGGTATTGCGGTTCTGGTCGGAGATATTGAGCGGGTATAA
- a CDS encoding secondary thiamine-phosphate synthase enzyme YjbQ: MPQKKITIATRGQGLYEFTRQANELVRDAGLDEGLLTIFLRHTSCSLLIQENADPDVQRDLLSYFSRLVPPSDDPSMRWIIHTLEGPDDMPAHIKSALTTVSIGVPISDGRLVLGTWQGIYLFEHRDQPHRREIVLHISA, from the coding sequence GTGCCGCAGAAGAAAATAACCATCGCGACGCGCGGACAGGGTCTTTACGAGTTCACGCGCCAGGCAAACGAGCTGGTGAGGGACGCAGGGCTCGACGAGGGGCTGCTGACGATTTTCCTCAGGCACACTTCCTGCTCGCTGCTCATTCAGGAAAATGCCGACCCGGACGTTCAGCGTGATCTCCTTTCGTATTTTTCCCGGCTTGTACCGCCTTCCGATGACCCCTCCATGCGTTGGATCATCCACACGCTCGAAGGCCCGGATGACATGCCCGCCCATATCAAGTCGGCCCTGACCACTGTCTCGATCGGTGTGCCGATCAGCGACGGCAGGCTGGTGCTCGGCACCTGGCAGGGGATTTATCTGTTCGAACATCGTGACCAACCGCATCGGCGGGAGATTGTGTTGCATATCTCTGCGTGA
- a CDS encoding SIMPL domain-containing protein: protein MKTKTARLFALTAMTAAAIMPLAAQVSAQEANPREATISVSGEGQAAIAPDMAILSFSVVKQAETAAAALTENSKALADVLKALKDAAIEDRDLQTSNFSVQPLYKHYEPKDGVYVAPEITGYQVSNGLTVRVRDLKKLGTILDTSVKLGINQGGDITFTNDKPDATVTEARKLAVADAMAKAKTLTEAAGVKLGRVIQISENMQRPMPVPAGAMRASMMKEADSVPVASGENNYSVVVNVTFALDQ from the coding sequence ATGAAGACCAAAACGGCCCGCCTTTTCGCGCTCACCGCAATGACAGCAGCAGCCATCATGCCGCTTGCCGCCCAGGTATCTGCGCAGGAGGCCAACCCGCGCGAAGCCACGATCAGTGTTTCCGGCGAAGGTCAGGCGGCCATTGCTCCCGATATGGCGATCCTGTCATTCAGCGTCGTCAAGCAGGCAGAGACCGCCGCTGCGGCACTCACCGAGAACTCCAAGGCGCTGGCGGACGTTCTGAAAGCGCTCAAGGACGCCGCCATTGAAGACCGCGACCTGCAGACCAGCAACTTCTCGGTGCAGCCGCTCTACAAACATTATGAACCGAAGGACGGCGTTTACGTCGCGCCTGAAATCACAGGCTATCAGGTGTCCAATGGGCTCACGGTTCGCGTGCGGGACCTGAAGAAACTCGGGACGATCCTTGACACCTCAGTCAAACTTGGCATCAACCAGGGCGGCGACATTACCTTCACCAACGACAAGCCGGACGCAACGGTGACGGAAGCCCGCAAACTGGCGGTTGCCGATGCCATGGCGAAGGCGAAAACCCTGACGGAAGCCGCAGGCGTCAAACTCGGCCGTGTCATCCAGATCAGCGAAAACATGCAGCGCCCGATGCCGGTGCCCGCAGGCGCGATGCGCGCTTCGATGATGAAGGAAGCCGATAGCGTTCCCGTTGCTTCCGGCGAGAACAACTACAGCGTCGTCGTGAACGTGACCTTCGCTCTCGATCAGTAA
- a CDS encoding outer membrane protein, with amino-acid sequence MKTLIVTSLLALSASTAMAADAVYENPAPPVAQETLPVFTWSGPYLGIQGGAGWANGDFSAGGPVVSDSFDGGVLGAFAGYNYQFDNNFVLGIEGDVDYNWNDNDYAGVNVGTDWQGSVRGRVGYAFDRALIYGTAGWTATRGFIETPGGKDTTTFNGYTVGAGLDYAFTDNVFGRLEYRYNDYGDKDIFGINTDFDQHTVKVGLGVKF; translated from the coding sequence ATGAAAACGCTGATCGTAACGTCACTCCTGGCCCTGTCGGCCAGCACGGCGATGGCCGCGGATGCAGTGTATGAAAACCCGGCACCGCCAGTCGCACAGGAAACGCTGCCCGTCTTTACCTGGTCTGGACCTTACCTCGGTATTCAGGGCGGTGCAGGCTGGGCGAACGGCGATTTTTCAGCCGGCGGACCCGTCGTATCGGATAGTTTCGATGGTGGCGTTCTCGGTGCCTTCGCAGGCTATAACTACCAGTTCGATAACAACTTCGTCCTCGGTATCGAAGGTGATGTCGATTACAACTGGAACGACAACGACTATGCGGGTGTCAACGTCGGCACCGACTGGCAGGGATCCGTTCGCGGACGCGTTGGATATGCTTTCGACCGCGCATTGATCTATGGTACTGCCGGCTGGACCGCGACCCGCGGCTTCATCGAAACGCCCGGCGGTAAGGACACCACGACCTTCAACGGTTATACCGTTGGCGCAGGCCTGGACTATGCGTTTACCGACAACGTGTTCGGCCGCCTGGAATATCGTTACAACGATTATGGCGACAAGGACATCTTCGGCATCAATACCGATTTCGATCAGCACACGGTCAAAGTGGGTCTCGGTGTGAAATTCTGA
- a CDS encoding dual specificity protein phosphatase family protein gives MRLVLRFLKITAVCVVGLPVLAGAHMGIGQLTGNFHEVIPGELYRSAQPSGKDIAAYAKAYGIKTIINLRDEKREGWYEAESRAAKNNGIRLIDYPMSSSEKLSVDDSETLAAVLRNAEKPVLIHCEHGANRTGLASAIYVSAVAGKSEAAAEFQLSPYYGHVPIPGIGRYEMYQSWDDFEETIGF, from the coding sequence TTGCGCCTTGTTCTGAGATTCCTGAAAATCACCGCTGTCTGCGTCGTTGGGCTTCCGGTTCTGGCCGGCGCGCATATGGGCATCGGTCAGCTGACCGGAAATTTTCATGAGGTCATACCGGGGGAACTGTACCGTTCGGCTCAGCCGAGCGGCAAGGACATCGCGGCCTATGCCAAAGCTTACGGGATCAAGACCATCATCAATCTTCGCGATGAAAAGCGCGAGGGATGGTATGAGGCTGAGAGCCGCGCGGCGAAAAACAACGGCATCCGCCTTATCGATTATCCAATGAGTTCGAGCGAAAAGCTTTCGGTCGACGATTCGGAAACGCTTGCAGCCGTGCTGCGAAATGCCGAAAAGCCTGTCCTGATCCATTGCGAACATGGGGCGAACCGAACAGGTCTTGCCTCCGCGATCTATGTGTCTGCCGTGGCCGGCAAGAGCGAGGCCGCCGCCGAATTCCAACTCTCGCCCTATTACGGACACGTGCCTATACCCGGCATCGGGCGCTATGAAATGTATCAGTCCTGGGATGATTTCGAGGAAACGATCGGGTTCTGA
- a CDS encoding AGE family epimerase/isomerase encodes MEEDMAEDDHNSRNWNTLPWHRQWLVKQAEGLFDFFQYRALNPAGGFFDLDAKGAPLQPNDPVRGIHASARMVHCFSIGYLLGRPGCGDIVDHGMTYLWNRHRDSDHGGYFWQVNDAGPVDATKQGYGHAFVLLAASSAKTVGHPLADRMLADITDVLETRFWEEKHGAIAEEFNRDWSPIDNYRGQNSNMHLTEALMAAYEVTGDNNYLDKAERIADLVIRRRAGELDFRVPEHFDENWTLDKDYRGNEMFRPSGSTPGHWLEWARLILQLWVLGERRHDWMPVAAKSLFVQSMALGWDRDKGGFFYTLDWNDTPDKRAKLWWPMCEAAGAAHFLNENLPADPFYEDSYRRIWSTIANSFIDHENGGWHEELTENLVPAHTLFPGKGDIYHALQACLIPLFPAAGSLTKVIRDSGGDF; translated from the coding sequence ATGGAGGAAGACATGGCCGAGGACGACCACAACAGCCGCAACTGGAATACACTGCCCTGGCACCGCCAGTGGCTGGTAAAACAGGCCGAGGGGCTTTTCGACTTCTTCCAGTACCGGGCCCTCAATCCTGCCGGCGGCTTTTTTGATCTGGACGCCAAGGGCGCGCCGCTGCAGCCGAACGACCCGGTGCGCGGCATCCACGCCTCCGCCCGCATGGTCCACTGCTTCTCCATCGGCTACCTGCTTGGCCGTCCGGGCTGCGGCGATATCGTCGACCACGGCATGACCTATCTCTGGAACAGACATCGCGACAGCGACCATGGCGGTTATTTCTGGCAGGTGAACGATGCCGGCCCAGTGGACGCCACCAAGCAGGGTTATGGCCACGCCTTCGTGCTTCTGGCCGCCTCTTCCGCCAAAACCGTCGGCCACCCGCTCGCCGACCGGATGCTGGCCGATATCACCGATGTGCTGGAAACCCGTTTCTGGGAGGAGAAGCACGGCGCTATCGCCGAGGAATTCAACCGCGACTGGTCGCCCATCGACAATTACCGTGGCCAGAACTCCAACATGCATCTGACCGAAGCGTTGATGGCGGCCTATGAGGTGACCGGCGACAATAATTACCTCGACAAGGCCGAACGCATCGCCGATCTCGTCATCCGCCGCCGCGCCGGCGAACTGGATTTCCGCGTGCCGGAGCATTTCGACGAAAACTGGACCCTCGACAAGGATTATCGCGGCAACGAAATGTTCCGCCCCTCCGGCTCCACACCCGGCCATTGGCTGGAATGGGCCCGCCTTATTCTCCAGCTCTGGGTGCTGGGCGAACGCCGGCACGACTGGATGCCTGTCGCCGCCAAATCCCTGTTCGTGCAATCCATGGCGCTTGGCTGGGACCGGGACAAGGGCGGCTTCTTTTATACGCTCGACTGGAATGATACTCCCGACAAGCGGGCGAAACTCTGGTGGCCCATGTGCGAGGCGGCGGGTGCGGCCCACTTCCTCAACGAAAACCTGCCGGCCGACCCCTTCTACGAGGATAGTTACCGCCGCATCTGGAGCACGATTGCCAACAGCTTCATCGATCATGAAAACGGTGGCTGGCATGAGGAGCTGACGGAGAATCTGGTGCCCGCTCACACGCTATTCCCCGGCAAGGGCGATATCTACCACGCGCTCCAGGCCTGCCTCATCCCGCTCTTTCCGGCAGCGGGAAGCCTGACAAAGGTCATCCGCGACAGCGGTGGAGACTTCTAA
- the metH gene encoding methionine synthase codes for MLDDLFGPVGAKRDGAEIFQALRKAASERILILDGAMGTQIQGLGFDEDHFRGDRFIGCACHQQGNNDLLILTQPDAIEDIHYRYAMAGADILETNTFSSTRIAQADYEMENAVYDLNREGAQIVRRAAQRAEREDGRRRFVAGAIGPTNRTASISPDVNNPGYRAVSFDDLRIAYGEQIDGLIDGGADIILIETIFDTLNAKAAIFACEERFEAKGIRLPVMISGTITDLSGRTLSGQTPSAFWNSVRHANPFTIGLNCALGADAMRPHLQELSDVADTFVCAYPNAGLPNEFGQYDETPEMMARQVQGFARDGLVNIVGGCCGSTPEHIRAIAEAVKDYKPRPIPEHKPFMSLSGLEPFVLTKDIPFVNVGERTNVTGSAKFRKLITAGDYTAALAVARDQVENGAQIIDINMDEGLIDSEKAMVEFLNLIAAEPDIARVPVMIDSSKFEIIEAGLKCVQGKSIVNSISLKEGEEKFLQQARLVHNYGAAVVVMAFDEVGQADTYQRKVEICARAYKLLTEKAGLAPEDIIFDPNVFAVATGIEEHNNYGVDFIEATKTIRETMPLTHISGGVSNLSFSFRGNEPVREAMHAVFLYHAIQVGMDMGIVNAGQLAVYDNIDPELREACEDVVLNRRDDATERLLEVAERFRGTGAKDTKVQDLSWRELPVEKRLEHALVNGITDYIEADTEEARQKAERPLHVIEGPLMAGMNVVGDLFGSGKMFLPQVVKSARVMKQAVAVLLPYMEEEKRLNGGEEKKAAGKVLMATVKGDVHDIGKNIVGVVLACNNYEIIDLGVMVPATKILETAIAEKVDVIGLSGLITPSLDEMVHVAAEMERQGFDIPLLIGGATTSRVHTAVKIHPRYEAGQAIYVTDASRAVGVVSALLSDEQKPAYIDGIRAEYAKVAEAHARNEREKERLPLSRARENAHKIDWSSYEPVKPQFFGTKVFETYDLEELSRYIDWTPFFQTWELKGRFPAILDDEKQGEAARQLYADAQAMLAKIIEEKWFRPRAVIGFWPANAVGDDIRLFTDESRKEELATFFTLRQQLSKRDGRPNVALSDFVAPADSGVADYVGGFVVTAGIEEVAIAERFERANDDYSSILVKALADRFAEAFAERMHERVRTEFWGYAPQENFNGDELISEAYAGIRPAPGYPAQPDHTEKKTLFALLDATNAAGVELTESYAMWPGSSVSGIYVGHPESYYFGVAKVERDQVLDYARRKDMPVEEVERWLGPVLNYVPTNAAEEIDSAA; via the coding sequence GTGTTAGACGATCTTTTCGGCCCTGTAGGGGCAAAGCGCGACGGCGCGGAAATCTTCCAGGCGCTGCGCAAAGCTGCAAGCGAACGCATCCTCATTCTCGACGGCGCCATGGGTACGCAAATCCAGGGGCTCGGTTTTGACGAAGATCATTTTCGCGGTGATCGCTTCATCGGCTGCGCCTGCCACCAGCAGGGCAATAACGATCTTCTGATCCTCACCCAGCCGGACGCCATCGAAGACATCCATTACCGCTACGCCATGGCGGGTGCTGATATTCTGGAAACCAACACGTTTTCGTCCACACGCATTGCGCAGGCCGATTACGAGATGGAAAATGCTGTCTACGATCTCAATCGCGAAGGCGCACAGATCGTGCGCCGCGCCGCCCAGCGCGCGGAGCGGGAAGACGGTCGCCGCCGTTTCGTGGCGGGCGCGATCGGCCCCACCAACCGCACGGCCTCGATTTCCCCTGACGTCAACAATCCCGGTTACCGTGCCGTCAGTTTCGACGACCTGCGCATTGCCTATGGCGAGCAGATCGATGGCCTGATCGACGGTGGTGCCGACATCATCCTCATCGAGACGATTTTCGATACGCTGAACGCCAAGGCGGCGATCTTTGCCTGCGAGGAGCGTTTCGAGGCAAAAGGCATCCGCCTGCCGGTCATGATCTCAGGCACGATCACCGATCTCTCCGGCCGCACGCTGTCCGGCCAGACGCCGTCTGCCTTCTGGAATTCGGTGCGCCACGCCAACCCCTTCACCATCGGCCTGAACTGCGCGCTGGGTGCCGACGCCATGCGTCCGCATCTGCAGGAATTGTCCGATGTCGCCGATACCTTCGTCTGCGCCTATCCCAATGCCGGCCTGCCGAACGAGTTCGGCCAATATGACGAAACGCCTGAGATGATGGCGCGTCAGGTGCAGGGTTTTGCCCGCGACGGCCTCGTCAACATCGTTGGCGGTTGCTGTGGCTCGACGCCAGAGCACATCCGGGCGATCGCCGAAGCTGTCAAGGATTACAAGCCGCGCCCGATCCCCGAGCACAAGCCCTTCATGTCGCTTTCGGGCCTTGAGCCCTTCGTGCTGACCAAGGACATTCCATTCGTCAATGTCGGCGAGCGTACCAACGTCACCGGCTCGGCCAAGTTCCGCAAGCTCATCACCGCCGGTGACTATACGGCGGCGCTGGCCGTTGCCCGCGATCAGGTGGAAAACGGCGCGCAGATCATCGACATCAACATGGATGAAGGCCTGATCGATTCCGAAAAGGCGATGGTTGAGTTCCTGAACCTCATCGCCGCCGAGCCTGATATCGCCCGCGTGCCTGTGATGATCGACTCGTCCAAGTTCGAGATCATCGAGGCCGGTCTGAAATGCGTTCAGGGCAAGTCAATCGTAAACTCGATTTCGCTGAAGGAAGGCGAGGAAAAGTTTCTCCAGCAGGCGCGGCTCGTCCACAATTACGGTGCGGCGGTTGTCGTCATGGCGTTTGACGAGGTCGGGCAGGCGGACACCTATCAGCGGAAGGTGGAAATCTGCGCGCGTGCCTACAAGCTGCTGACCGAAAAAGCCGGCCTGGCGCCCGAGGACATTATCTTCGATCCGAACGTCTTTGCTGTCGCGACCGGTATTGAGGAGCACAATAATTACGGCGTTGATTTCATCGAGGCCACCAAGACCATCCGCGAAACCATGCCGCTTACGCATATTTCCGGTGGCGTTTCCAATCTGTCCTTCTCCTTCCGCGGCAACGAACCGGTGCGTGAGGCGATGCATGCCGTGTTCCTCTACCACGCCATCCAGGTTGGCATGGATATGGGCATCGTCAATGCCGGTCAGCTTGCGGTTTACGACAATATCGATCCGGAGCTGCGCGAGGCCTGCGAGGACGTGGTGCTGAACCGCCGCGATGACGCGACCGAACGCCTGCTGGAGGTCGCGGAGCGTTTCCGTGGCACAGGCGCCAAGGATACCAAAGTTCAAGACCTGTCCTGGCGTGAACTTCCCGTCGAGAAAAGGCTGGAGCACGCGCTGGTCAACGGCATCACCGACTATATCGAGGCCGATACGGAAGAGGCGCGCCAGAAAGCGGAGCGTCCGCTGCACGTCATTGAAGGGCCGCTGATGGCCGGCATGAACGTGGTGGGTGACCTCTTCGGTTCGGGCAAGATGTTCCTGCCGCAGGTGGTGAAATCCGCTCGTGTGATGAAACAGGCGGTCGCCGTTCTGCTTCCCTACATGGAAGAGGAAAAGCGCCTGAATGGTGGCGAAGAGAAGAAGGCCGCCGGCAAGGTGCTGATGGCGACCGTCAAGGGAGACGTGCACGATATCGGCAAGAACATTGTCGGCGTCGTTCTCGCCTGCAACAATTACGAGATCATCGACCTCGGCGTGATGGTGCCCGCGACCAAGATCCTCGAGACCGCCATTGCGGAAAAGGTCGATGTGATCGGCCTCTCCGGCCTCATCACCCCGTCGCTGGACGAGATGGTGCATGTGGCCGCCGAAATGGAACGGCAGGGTTTCGACATTCCGCTGCTGATCGGCGGCGCAACCACCAGCCGTGTGCATACAGCGGTGAAAATCCATCCGCGCTACGAGGCAGGGCAAGCGATCTACGTCACCGATGCCTCGCGCGCCGTGGGTGTCGTTTCCGCGCTTCTCTCCGATGAGCAGAAGCCTGCCTATATCGATGGCATCCGCGCCGAATACGCCAAGGTGGCGGAGGCTCATGCCCGTAACGAGCGTGAGAAGGAGCGCCTGCCGCTTTCCCGCGCCCGGGAGAATGCGCATAAGATCGATTGGTCTAGCTATGAGCCCGTCAAGCCGCAGTTCTTCGGCACCAAGGTGTTCGAGACCTATGACCTCGAGGAGCTTTCGCGTTACATCGACTGGACGCCTTTCTTCCAGACATGGGAGTTAAAGGGCCGTTTCCCGGCGATCCTCGATGACGAGAAGCAGGGCGAGGCGGCGCGGCAGCTTTATGCCGATGCGCAGGCGATGCTTGCGAAGATTATCGAGGAGAAGTGGTTCCGGCCGCGCGCGGTGATCGGCTTCTGGCCGGCCAATGCCGTGGGCGACGATATCAGGCTGTTTACGGACGAAAGCCGTAAAGAAGAACTGGCGACCTTCTTCACGTTGCGCCAGCAGCTTTCCAAGCGGGACGGCCGTCCGAATGTAGCGCTTTCCGATTTCGTCGCCCCTGCCGATAGCGGCGTTGCCGATTATGTCGGCGGCTTCGTGGTGACGGCGGGTATCGAGGAAGTGGCGATTGCCGAGCGTTTCGAGCGCGCGAATGACGACTACTCGTCCATCCTCGTCAAGGCGCTGGCAGACCGTTTCGCCGAGGCTTTTGCCGAGCGCATGCATGAACGGGTGCGCACGGAGTTCTGGGGCTACGCGCCGCAGGAAAACTTCAATGGCGACGAACTGATCTCGGAAGCCTATGCGGGCATTCGCCCCGCGCCCGGCTATCCGGCCCAGCCCGACCACACCGAAAAGAAGACGCTGTTCGCCCTGCTCGACGCCACCAATGCAGCGGGTGTGGAATTGACGGAGAGCTATGCCATGTGGCCGGGTTCTTCCGTGTCGGGCATCTATGTCGGCCATCCCGAAAGCTATTACTTCGGCGTTGCCAAGGTGGAGCGCGACCAGGTTCTGGATTATGCGCGCCGCAAGGATATGCCGGTGGAAGAGGTGGAGCGTTGGCTTGGCCCGGTGCTAAACTATGTGCCGACGAATGCGGCAGAAGAGATCGACAGCGCGGCGTGA